Genomic window (Sediminispirochaeta smaragdinae DSM 11293):
TAAAGATTCCAATGCAATCATTCGGGAGGCAAACAAACGCCTCAGCCAGAATCCAAAAGATGCGGAAGCCCTTCTCGCCCTTGCCGAGGCACACTTTAACGACGGAAGATTCGACAAGGCGCTTCGTACCTATAATATTCTGATCGATCTCTGTGCAACCAATAAGGAACTAAACGAATTCGAGATCAACCTTCGTTATGCCATCTCCGCAATGAAACTTCAAAATTTCGAAGAGGCATATAAAAGCTTTTTGATCTGTAAGACGATGAAACCGGACGGTTTCGAGGTGAACTTCAACCTCGGTTATCTCGAGTTTAGGAAAGGAAATTTCGAGAAGGCGGTCGTTCTGCTTCAATCTGCGCGGCAAAAAGATCCGGAACACGGTTCCATGCTCAAATATCTCGGTCATTCCCTTTTTAAAATCACAAAATACAAGGATGCTGCAGGAGCCTTACGCAAGGCACTGGAAATCGAGCCGGAAGATAAGGAGAGCCTCTTTGTCCTTGGCCAGGTCTACCATAACCTTGGCCAAAACGATCAGGCCCTTCGAATCTTCAGCCATCTTCGTCCAGATCCGAATCTCGGCCCCAATGCGGCCCTCTACGCTGGAACCATTCATGTCGCTTCGGGTCAGTTCGATAAGGCGGTTCTCGATTTCGAAATCGGCCTGCGCCATAATAATATAAAGAAAGAGACGGCCCTGGAGCTGAAATACCGACTTGCCGCCTCCTATGCGAAAAAGCAGGATATGGGAAGGGCCTTGAAACTCCTTCAGGAAATTCAGAAAACGGCTCCGGGCTACCGTGATGTTCCTGCCCTGCTGGAAAAGTACGCGGAGCTTAATTCAAATCGAAATCTTCAAACCTATCTTATCGCTCCAACCAGTGATTTTGTTACCCTCTGCAGAAAATTAACGAACACCATCTTTCCCGGAGCAAAGGTCCAGATTACCGATATATCGGTTACGGGAAATGACTATGCCGATATCCTTGCGGAAATAAGTACCAGGAAATGGGAAGATGTGGTACTGTTTCGATATGTAAGAACAAACGGCCAGGTGGGAGAACTGATCCTCCGGGATCTCTATGCACGTATCAAGGAACTACGAGCAGGTAGAGGATTCTGTCTCTCGGCGGGAGAGTTTACCGAAGGTGCAAAGCAGTTTGTCGAAGCCCGTCTCATCGACCTCGTGGAAAAGGAGGGGCTTATGCGAAAGATGAAGGAGATCGATCGGTAAATACCAGAAGGTTTCGCTCGCCTTTCAGCAGATTGCCGGAATCGGGAATTCCGACAATGCGAAGATCTCCTTCCGGCCGCTGCCTTAGTTCCGAAAGCTGGCTTTGAAGCAGCTTTCGGGTTCCGGCATAGATAACGGCAGATCCTCCCGGAACCAGCCTACCTGCAAGGATGGGAAGGGCCTCGTTGACGGGCCGAAAGGCTCTGCACGTTGCAAGCTGCCATCGGGCCCCGAGGGTTTCGGCATCTACCTGGAGAATATGGACCCGATCGGCAACCCCGAGCAGGGCAACGGCATTCTGCAGGAATCCGGCCTTACGCCCCGAACGCTCCACAAGGGTGTATTCATACCGAGGCAGAGCAAGGGCAAGGGGAATGGCGGGAAACCCTCCGCCGCTGCCGATATCCACAACACCGCTTCCAGGTCCCGGCAGCAGGCCGGAGGCTTCGAGCAGGGGCAAAGGAGCCAGTGAATCGTAGAGATGCCGAAAAACAAGCTCATCGACCGATTCCATCTTCACCAGTCCCACCTTGCGATTCCAGAACAACAGCTCCTTCAGATAGACCTCACACTTTTGCGCCATTGAAGCATCGAAGGACCATGCCACGGCATCAAGCGCCTGTTTGATAAGCTCCCTCACCGTCTTCTCCTGAGCATCACCATAAGAACGGCTATATCCGAGGAACGGACACCCGAGATCCTCGAGGCCTGTCCCACCGAGAGGGGCCGTATCTGTTTCAGTTTTTCCCGTGACTCATTGCTGATACCTTCGATGGTATTCCAGTTAAAATCCGCAGGAATCTTGAGCCCCTCCATACGCTGAAAGCGATCCACCTGCTCGTCCTGCCGCCTGATGTAGCCTTCATAACGAATATCAAGGGCGGCACGACGGAGCCACTTGTCGGGAAACGCCTCCAACTCGGGCTGCAGCGGCACAAGCATATCGATAGAAACCTCAGGGACCTTCAAGAGATCAAGAAATTTCTTGCCCTCCTGACCCGAAAGGTCGAGACCAGCAGCTTCTGAAGAACGTAAACGCCTTGAGGCAAGGAGCTCCTTTATCGCCGCTTCCCCTTCGAGCCGCTTATTAAGGGCCTCCATCGCGTCATCGTTCTGTAATCCAATACGATGGCCGAGCGGCAAAAGCCGACGATCCGCGGTATCATGGCGGAGATTGAGGCGATATTCGGCACGACTGGTAAACATCCTGTAGGGTTCCTCGGTCCCAAGGGTAACGAGATCGTCGATAAGAACCCCCGCATAGGCCTCGGCCCGGGAAAGTACCAGAAGGTCTTCTCCACGCATCAAGAGTGAGGCATTGATACCGGCAAGGAGCCCCTGACAGGCGGCCTCTTCGTAGCCCGAGGTGCCATTTGTCTGACCGGCAATGAAGAGACCCGCCACAGCCTTTGTCTGGAGGCTGGGGAAGAGCTGGCGAGGATCGATATAATCATACTCAACGGCATAGCCGGGCCGCATAATAACCGCGCGCTCTAATCCCGGAACAGAATGGATAAACTGTTCCTGGACCCATTCGGGGAGGCTCGAAGAGATCCCGTTGAGGTACATCTCCTCGGTATGGAGCCCTTCAGGTTCCACAAATATCTGATGCCGCTGGCGGTCAGGGAAACGAACCACCTTGTCTTCGATGGAGGGGCAATAACGAGGGCCTTTACCGACGATCTTTCCTCCGTAAAGGGGGCTTGTTCCCAAATTTTCGGAAATCAGCGAGTGGGTTTTCTCGTTCGTATAGGTAATCCAGCAGCTGCGTTCCGGTCGATCTATCGTATCATGGGAAAAGCTGAAAGGAAGCATCAGCTCGTCCCCTTTCTGCTCCTCCATTTTATCGTAATCAAGGGAAGAGGCGGCAACTCTGGCGGGAGTTCCCGTTTTCATCCGTCCAAGGTGAAAGCCCTTCGCCCGCAGAGCGCTGCCCAGTCCGATGGCGGCAGGCTCTCCAAGGCGCCCGGAAGAAGCTTCCCAGCTGCCGATGAAAACCTTTCCCTCCATAAAGGTCCCGGTGGTCAAGACCACCGAGCGGGTGGAAATCTCTTGTCCGCGATCGGTCCTCACCCCGACGATCCTTGCCCCGCCTAAGGCAATGTCCCCTTCGATGACCAAATCCGTCACCGTATCCTGGTAGAGATCGAGGCCGGGCTGTTTTTCAAGGGTCTCTTTCGCAAGAAGGTTGTAGGCAAATTTATCAGCCTGAGCCCTGGGAGCCTGAACAGCAGGGCCTCGACGCTGGTTGAGAATACGGAATTGGATCATCGTTGCATCGATAAGATGCCCCATCTCACCGCCCAGGGCATCAACCTCACGAACAATGTTACCCTTGGAAAGTCCGCCTACCGCAGGGTTACAGCTCAATCGGCCTATGGCATCGAGGCTCTGGGTGATAAGCAGAGTACGGTGGGAAAGACGGGCAAGGGCAAGAGCGGCCTCTATGCCGGCGTGTCCCCCGCCGATGACAACAGCATCGTAGTCACGAACCATGTAATGAAAACTCCTATCTCATTTTCCGAGGCAAAAGCCGGAAAAGATTGATTCAAGAATGTCGGCAGAGGTCACCTCACCGGTAATTTCGCCCAGGGCATCCACGGCATCTTTGAGGTCCATGGCAAGCTCATCCCAGGATCGGCTGCCAACCCCTTCCAATACAGCCTGTAGGGCAGAG
Coding sequences:
- a CDS encoding tetratricopeptide repeat protein — translated: METNLFLLLPVAVVAIAIVILFVISAGKNKGNGDKKNKKFKGKDSNAIIREANKRLSQNPKDAEALLALAEAHFNDGRFDKALRTYNILIDLCATNKELNEFEINLRYAISAMKLQNFEEAYKSFLICKTMKPDGFEVNFNLGYLEFRKGNFEKAVVLLQSARQKDPEHGSMLKYLGHSLFKITKYKDAAGALRKALEIEPEDKESLFVLGQVYHNLGQNDQALRIFSHLRPDPNLGPNAALYAGTIHVASGQFDKAVLDFEIGLRHNNIKKETALELKYRLAASYAKKQDMGRALKLLQEIQKTAPGYRDVPALLEKYAELNSNRNLQTYLIAPTSDFVTLCRKLTNTIFPGAKVQITDISVTGNDYADILAEISTRKWEDVVLFRYVRTNGQVGELILRDLYARIKELRAGRGFCLSAGEFTEGAKQFVEARLIDLVEKEGLMRKMKEIDR
- a CDS encoding 16S rRNA (guanine(527)-N(7))-methyltransferase RsmG; its protein translation is MRELIKQALDAVAWSFDASMAQKCEVYLKELLFWNRKVGLVKMESVDELVFRHLYDSLAPLPLLEASGLLPGPGSGVVDIGSGGGFPAIPLALALPRYEYTLVERSGRKAGFLQNAVALLGVADRVHILQVDAETLGARWQLATCRAFRPVNEALPILAGRLVPGGSAVIYAGTRKLLQSQLSELRQRPEGDLRIVGIPDSGNLLKGERNLLVFTDRSPSSFA
- the mnmG gene encoding tRNA uridine-5-carboxymethylaminomethyl(34) synthesis enzyme MnmG; its protein translation is MVRDYDAVVIGGGHAGIEAALALARLSHRTLLITQSLDAIGRLSCNPAVGGLSKGNIVREVDALGGEMGHLIDATMIQFRILNQRRGPAVQAPRAQADKFAYNLLAKETLEKQPGLDLYQDTVTDLVIEGDIALGGARIVGVRTDRGQEISTRSVVLTTGTFMEGKVFIGSWEASSGRLGEPAAIGLGSALRAKGFHLGRMKTGTPARVAASSLDYDKMEEQKGDELMLPFSFSHDTIDRPERSCWITYTNEKTHSLISENLGTSPLYGGKIVGKGPRYCPSIEDKVVRFPDRQRHQIFVEPEGLHTEEMYLNGISSSLPEWVQEQFIHSVPGLERAVIMRPGYAVEYDYIDPRQLFPSLQTKAVAGLFIAGQTNGTSGYEEAACQGLLAGINASLLMRGEDLLVLSRAEAYAGVLIDDLVTLGTEEPYRMFTSRAEYRLNLRHDTADRRLLPLGHRIGLQNDDAMEALNKRLEGEAAIKELLASRRLRSSEAAGLDLSGQEGKKFLDLLKVPEVSIDMLVPLQPELEAFPDKWLRRAALDIRYEGYIRRQDEQVDRFQRMEGLKIPADFNWNTIEGISNESREKLKQIRPLSVGQASRISGVRSSDIAVLMVMLRRRR